The window AATGAAGTTATTCGAGAGAAATTAAAAACGATGAAAAGCTGACAAATTGCTTGCGAAGGATTTTAGAAATCAATATCTTTGCCACGCTTTTGTAAAAACATGTTCGTTGAAATAGAAGCAGTTTAGGAGAGGTGCAGGAGTGGTTTAACTGGCACGCCTGGAGAGCGTGTGTACGGGAAACCGTGCCGTGAGTTCGAATCTCACTCTCTCCGCCAAAAAACCTGATGGTATAAACGATCAGGTTTTATCTTTTTAAGGTGTATTATGTTTTACGTTTACGTGCTGTGGAGTTACAAACTTCAGAAACGTTATACTGGCTCAACAAATGATATTACTAAACGCTTAAAAGAACATAATCATGGCAAAACTCCATTTACAAAGTCAGGTATACCGTGGGCGTTGGTCTATCATGAAGAGTATAAAACAAATAAAGAAGCTCGTGAGAGGGAGAAGTTTCTGAAAACCGGAATTGGAAGAAAATGGCTTGATGAAAACATGCGTAGGGTGTGAGTTCTGCGTCAAGGCGCATCCGCCTCTGGCGGAGAATCTCACTCTCTCCGCCAAAGAACCTGATAGTATAAACGATCAGGTTTTTGCGTTTTATCATAACTGACAGTGTAGTTTTTTAGTACAATTCTGATACCAAGCGTACTTCTTTAGGCTAGATTGAATGAATAATCGCTTGACAATAGAATCACTTTCATTTAAATTAGTTCATTGGTTTTTAATCGTTTACCGTTCATTTTTGTTAATATTCCAGCCTTGTGGAATCACACGACCCGTATTGGATTTTATTCATTATGTGATTTACGTCGTATAAACAATTTTCATATATCCCAAAAAAATACCCATTCAGAGGAGGTTCTATGTATTTGCTACCCTGGAATTCAGTGAGAAAGAACATCTTCGTCCCTTTTTTCATGTGTCTGGTTATGGCTTCACAGGCCTTCGCGTCTGCTGGCGGACGAGTACTTCACTT of the bacterium genome contains:
- a CDS encoding GIY-YIG nuclease family protein, encoding MFYVYVLWSYKLQKRYTGSTNDITKRLKEHNHGKTPFTKSGIPWALVYHEEYKTNKEAREREKFLKTGIGRKWLDENMRRV